The following are encoded in a window of Polynucleobacter sp. VK25 genomic DNA:
- a CDS encoding outer membrane protein — translation MSKKLLVASLLSVAATGAFAQTNAFEGFSAGVKVSSVGASTALSASGFSANVGQQSIVPTLEVGYAYGLSKEISLGLTATYDLAETKAGTVDNLNFKNTDHYSINFKPGYVFNNNTMVYAILGYNSMTGKASINGMSANQTFNGFGAGLGIQALVTKNIYVQAEAQQITYSGVTKSGLTYTPSATVGTVGVGYKF, via the coding sequence ATGTCTAAAAAATTATTAGTTGCATCTTTGTTGTCAGTAGCTGCTACTGGCGCATTTGCACAAACTAACGCATTCGAAGGTTTCTCTGCTGGCGTTAAAGTTAGCTCAGTTGGTGCTTCTACTGCACTCTCAGCATCTGGTTTTTCTGCTAACGTAGGGCAACAATCTATCGTTCCTACTCTTGAAGTTGGCTACGCTTATGGTTTGAGCAAAGAAATTTCTTTAGGTTTGACAGCGACTTACGACTTAGCTGAAACTAAAGCTGGTACTGTAGACAACTTGAACTTCAAGAATACAGATCATTACAGTATTAACTTTAAGCCTGGATATGTTTTCAACAACAACACTATGGTTTATGCCATTTTGGGCTACAACAGCATGACTGGTAAAGCTAGCATTAACGGTATGTCAGCTAACCAAACATTTAATGGTTTTGGCGCTGGCCTTGGTATCCAAGCTTTGGTTACCAAAAATATCTACGTTCAAGCTGAAGCACAACAAATCACCTACTCTGGCGTAACTAAGTCAGGATTGACATACACTCCTAGCGCTACTGTTGGTACAGTTGGCGTAGGTTACAAGTTCTAA
- a CDS encoding high-potential iron-sulfur protein, with translation MKNSRRQFMILSAAGACTLALNGKVQAQAMVAETDPQAAALGYKADASKVDKAKYAKYAAGQQCDNCALYQGKAGSAAGGCSLFAGKQVAGKGWCSAYAKKA, from the coding sequence ATGAAAAATAGTCGTCGCCAATTTATGATTTTGTCTGCTGCTGGTGCCTGTACATTGGCCTTGAACGGTAAAGTTCAAGCTCAAGCAATGGTTGCAGAAACTGATCCACAAGCTGCTGCATTGGGTTACAAAGCTGACGCTTCTAAAGTGGATAAAGCGAAATACGCTAAATACGCTGCTGGTCAACAGTGCGATAACTGTGCCTTGTATCAAGGTAAAGCGGGTTCAGCTGCTGGTGGTTGTTCTTTGTTTGCTGGCAAGCAAGTTGCTGGTAAAGGCTGGTGCTCTGCTTACGCCAAGAAAGCTTAA
- a CDS encoding MAPEG family protein has translation MTIAYACILFMGLLPYVAAGIAKKGFQGYDNAMPRQWLAKQTGFRARANAAQANLFESLPLFFAAVIIASVANAPQDRIDLLAMGFVLARITYLVCYVANWPTTRSIVWSFGIICVVSLFFQI, from the coding sequence ATGACTATTGCTTACGCTTGTATTCTCTTTATGGGCCTTCTGCCTTATGTAGCAGCGGGTATTGCTAAAAAAGGTTTCCAAGGTTATGACAATGCCATGCCAAGACAGTGGCTTGCTAAACAAACAGGCTTTAGAGCAAGAGCCAATGCAGCGCAGGCTAATTTATTTGAATCTTTACCGCTATTCTTTGCTGCAGTGATCATCGCTTCAGTAGCAAATGCACCCCAAGACAGAATTGATCTGCTTGCAATGGGGTTTGTACTTGCACGTATTACTTACCTCGTTTGCTATGTAGCCAACTGGCCAACCACCCGATCAATTGTTTGGTCCTTTGGGATCATCTGTGTGGTGAGTTTGTTTTTCCAGATCTGA
- a CDS encoding DUF5672 family protein: protein MPTPSSLCYVTTVPVYKAKPSQTEAFSLLQLRILGVQNVTLVCPEGLDLAAYLDLWPELQVQRYAPEHFVSVQSYNNLVISPAFYTPLIHYDYLLIYQLDAFLLSNQVLEFCNEGYDYYGAPWIKGFPQYRFLFNRWPIQINGKRFHVGNGGLSLRKIDSTLNLLKRKASHISKTFFMEDAFFGYWGSLDPDFHACPPLVAARFSLEMEPSHWMEQTGVLPMGMHGFEVWHKDFYNALLQESYQKLRDTYPQLNNQLNN from the coding sequence ATGCCCACCCCTTCCTCCCTGTGCTACGTCACGACCGTGCCGGTTTATAAAGCCAAGCCCTCCCAAACAGAGGCTTTTTCGCTGCTGCAATTGCGCATTTTGGGGGTTCAAAATGTCACCTTAGTTTGCCCAGAGGGTTTAGACCTCGCTGCCTATTTGGATTTGTGGCCAGAGCTGCAAGTGCAGCGTTATGCCCCAGAGCATTTTGTCAGCGTACAAAGCTATAACAATCTCGTCATTAGTCCGGCTTTCTACACCCCATTGATTCATTACGACTATCTCCTGATATACCAATTGGATGCTTTTTTACTCAGCAATCAAGTGCTCGAGTTTTGTAACGAGGGTTACGACTACTATGGCGCCCCTTGGATCAAAGGCTTTCCACAATATCGCTTCTTATTTAACCGCTGGCCCATTCAGATCAATGGTAAACGGTTTCATGTAGGCAATGGCGGACTCTCCTTACGCAAAATTGATAGCACCCTCAATTTACTCAAACGCAAAGCCAGCCACATTAGCAAAACCTTCTTTATGGAAGATGCTTTTTTTGGCTATTGGGGCTCTCTAGACCCCGACTTTCATGCTTGCCCACCCTTGGTGGCAGCACGATTCTCGCTAGAGATGGAGCCTAGCCATTGGATGGAGCAAACAGGGGTATTACCCATGGGCATGCATGGCTTTGAAGTTTGGCACAAAGATTTTTATAATGCACTATTACAAGAAAGCTATCAAAAGCTTCGTGACACTTATCCACAACTTAATAATCAACTCAATAATTAA
- the plsY gene encoding glycerol-3-phosphate 1-O-acyltransferase PlsY, translated as MEFTFDLLLIPIAYLIGSISFAVVVSKCMRLPDPHSYGSGNPGATNVLRTGNKLAAVLTLIGDALKGYFAVMLARHILGDESLTSTLNSWLLCGVVLAVFLGHLFPIFHGFKGGKGVATACGILFGINWILGLATLSTWIIVAMFMRYSSLAALAAAIFGPIYFVFLFGFQPMGIALLVVCCLLIWRHRSNIQNLINGNESRIGSKKSPK; from the coding sequence ATGGAATTTACATTCGATTTATTACTGATCCCGATTGCCTATTTAATAGGCTCAATTTCTTTTGCGGTTGTGGTGAGTAAGTGCATGCGCCTACCCGATCCCCATTCTTATGGTTCTGGTAATCCAGGCGCGACCAATGTATTGCGTACCGGTAATAAGTTGGCCGCCGTACTTACCTTGATTGGTGATGCACTGAAGGGTTACTTTGCGGTGATGCTCGCACGTCACATTTTGGGTGATGAGTCCCTCACTTCAACATTAAATTCTTGGCTTCTCTGTGGTGTGGTGTTGGCAGTGTTTCTTGGGCACCTCTTTCCAATATTCCATGGATTTAAAGGTGGCAAAGGTGTTGCTACTGCCTGCGGCATATTGTTTGGCATTAATTGGATCTTAGGCTTAGCCACACTAAGCACTTGGATCATTGTTGCCATGTTCATGCGTTATTCATCATTGGCTGCATTGGCTGCCGCCATCTTTGGCCCCATCTATTTTGTTTTCTTATTTGGCTTTCAGCCTATGGGCATCGCATTGCTGGTAGTTTGCTGCTTATTAATTTGGCGTCATCGCAGCAATATCCAAAACTTAATCAACGGCAATGAAAGTCGTATTGGTTCTAAAAAGAGCCCCAAATAA
- the folE gene encoding GTP cyclohydrolase I codes for MPIKKPAVAKKLPAKKSASKKDDAGLPLSVVIRRRIEAQKARFHANDNIAAFIKPGEIEGLVDEVAEKMQAVLESLVIDTQNDHNTKNTSRRVAKMFVQEVFNGRYVEQPALTKFPNVSRLNELMIIGPITVRSACSHHLCPIMGRIWIGVLPSKESALIGLSKYSRLTEWVMGRPQIQEEAVVELADMLEKKIKPIGVAVVMDADHFCMQWRGVKDRDSKMINSVMRGAFLKDSNLRREFLALIDRK; via the coding sequence ATGCCCATTAAAAAGCCCGCGGTAGCCAAAAAACTACCAGCCAAAAAGTCAGCATCTAAAAAAGATGATGCTGGTTTGCCATTGTCAGTAGTGATTCGCCGTCGTATCGAGGCCCAAAAAGCCCGCTTTCATGCAAATGACAATATTGCTGCTTTTATTAAGCCAGGCGAGATTGAGGGTTTAGTAGATGAAGTTGCAGAGAAGATGCAGGCTGTATTGGAAAGCCTTGTGATTGATACTCAAAACGATCACAACACTAAAAATACCAGCCGTCGTGTGGCGAAGATGTTTGTGCAAGAAGTCTTTAATGGCCGCTATGTAGAGCAGCCAGCATTGACGAAGTTCCCGAACGTCAGTCGCTTAAATGAATTAATGATTATTGGCCCAATTACGGTCCGCAGTGCTTGCTCCCACCATTTATGCCCGATCATGGGGCGCATTTGGATTGGCGTGCTGCCAAGCAAAGAGTCTGCCCTCATTGGTCTATCTAAATACTCGCGCCTGACCGAGTGGGTGATGGGTCGACCACAGATTCAGGAAGAGGCTGTAGTAGAGCTAGCCGACATGCTGGAGAAAAAGATCAAACCAATCGGTGTTGCCGTAGTGATGGATGCGGACCACTTCTGTATGCAGTGGCGCGGCGTTAAAGACCGTGACTCCAAAATGATCAATAGCGTGATGCGCGGTGCCTTCTTAAAAGACTCTAACTTACGACGTGAGTTCTTGGCTTTGATAGACCGTAAATAA
- a CDS encoding HPP family protein, translating into MKQSFVILVKKYSFYFGGDQPAVAWAERLRSVFGAFIGLALVLTVAKYLGELSGLDEWLMASLGASALLVFALPQSPMAQPWAVVAGNTLSALVGITVLHLVSEPLLAMPLAASLAIMGMFILRCLHPPAAAVALIVVLGHVTHYRYAFFPVMVDSILLVLAGGIYSNLTGKAYPNRPK; encoded by the coding sequence ATGAAGCAATCTTTTGTAATTCTCGTAAAAAAGTATTCTTTTTACTTTGGTGGTGATCAGCCTGCGGTAGCTTGGGCAGAGCGTCTGCGCTCTGTATTTGGGGCTTTTATTGGGCTTGCGTTAGTGCTGACTGTCGCAAAGTATCTGGGTGAGCTCAGCGGCTTAGATGAATGGCTTATGGCTTCCTTGGGGGCAAGTGCTTTATTGGTCTTTGCTCTGCCGCAAAGCCCCATGGCTCAGCCATGGGCTGTCGTAGCTGGTAACACCCTATCGGCGCTGGTTGGAATTACCGTATTGCATCTAGTCAGCGAGCCTCTTTTGGCCATGCCTTTAGCGGCCAGCCTAGCAATCATGGGAATGTTTATCTTGCGCTGTTTGCATCCACCAGCAGCTGCAGTTGCGTTAATTGTGGTGCTGGGTCATGTAACGCATTACCGCTATGCTTTCTTTCCGGTAATGGTCGATTCAATCTTGCTTGTCTTGGCGGGTGGCATTTACAGCAATTTGACTGGTAAAGCCTATCCCAATAGACCTAAATAA